TGAACTGGCCATGATGATGACCATCGCCCTGCGCTTCATCCCGACCCTCTTGGAAGAGGCGGAAAAGATTATGAAGGCCCAGATGGCCAGGGGCGCCGATTTCGAAAGCGGCAACCTGGTGAAACGGGCCAGGGCCCTCATTCCGCTGCTGGTGCCCCTGTTCATCAGCTCCTTCCGGCGGGCCGACGAACTGGCCATGGCCATGGAAGCCCGCGGCTATCACGGCGGGGCCGGGCGGACCCGCTACCGGCAGCTTCGGGCGAGGCCGGCCGACTACCTCGCCGGGGCGGTCACCCTGCTCTTCGCGGGTGGGTTGATCTACCTGAGATTCCGGGGGTGAGTGCGGTGGCCGGTACCCGTAAGGTCCAACCGGACGAAGACCGGACCGTCCGGCTGATGGTGGCCTACGACGGTACCCGCTATCACGGCTTTCAACGGCAGCGGAGCGGCCTTACCACCATCCAGAGCGAGCTGGAACGGGCGATCGCCGAGGTCACCGGGGAGAAGACGGCGGTGGCCGGGGCCGGTCGGACCGATGCCGGCGTTCATGCCCTCGGCCAAGTGGTCAGCTTCCGGACGCGGTCCCGGATCCCCGACGACCGGTGGCCAGCAGCCCTGGGGGCCCACCTGCCGGCCGACATCACCGTGGTCTCGTCGGAGGAGGCTCCCTCCACCTTCCACGCCCGCTTTTCGGCCAGGAGCAAGACCTATCGGTACATGGTCCTGGCCGGGTCGACCGACTCGCCGATGCTGGCGCCGTTCTGCGCCCGCGTCCGCGACCGGCTGGATGTGCCGGCCATCGCCCGCGGGGCCGAGACCCTGGTCGGGAGGCACGACTTCACGTCCTTCTGGGCGGCCGGCAGCCCGCGGTCGAGTCCCGTCCGGACGGTGCTGCGCCTGACGGTGGAAGCCGTCGTGCCCCGCCTCTTCCTCCCGCCAAGCGCCGCTGAAACTGGTTCCGAGCTGGTCATTTTCACGGTCGAGGCGGACGGGTTCCTCTACAAGATGGTCCGCAACTTCATCGGTACCCTGCTCGAGGTGGGGGCCGGGCGACTCGGCCCGGAGGACGTCGGCCGGATCCTCGAGGCCAGGGATCGGTCGATGGCCGCGCCCACCGCTCCTCCACAGGGTCTATGCCTCGTAGAGGTGCGCTATTCTTGACACTCCGGGAGCCCTAGTATACAATTATCCTGTTTGAAGGAGGGTATAGCATGGACACTACCACCTACATGGCCAAGCCAAAGGACGTCGAGCGCAAGTGGCTCATCATCGACGCCGAGGGCAAGACTCTGGGCCGGCTGGCCAGCGAGGCGGCGCGCCTTCTGCGTGGCAAGCACAAGCCGATCTTTACGCCCTTCATTGACACGGGCGATCACGTCATCATCGTCAACGCGGGCAAGGCCGTTCTCACCGGGAAGAAGCTCAAGACCAAGCTTTACTCGCGGTACACCGGGTAC
This is a stretch of genomic DNA from Bacillota bacterium. It encodes these proteins:
- the truA gene encoding tRNA pseudouridine(38-40) synthase TruA, which encodes MAGTRKVQPDEDRTVRLMVAYDGTRYHGFQRQRSGLTTIQSELERAIAEVTGEKTAVAGAGRTDAGVHALGQVVSFRTRSRIPDDRWPAALGAHLPADITVVSSEEAPSTFHARFSARSKTYRYMVLAGSTDSPMLAPFCARVRDRLDVPAIARGAETLVGRHDFTSFWAAGSPRSSPVRTVLRLTVEAVVPRLFLPPSAAETGSELVIFTVEADGFLYKMVRNFIGTLLEVGAGRLGPEDVGRILEARDRSMAAPTAPPQGLCLVEVRYS
- the rplM gene encoding 50S ribosomal protein L13, with amino-acid sequence MDTTTYMAKPKDVERKWLIIDAEGKTLGRLASEAARLLRGKHKPIFTPFIDTGDHVIIVNAGKAVLTGKKLKTKLYSRYTGYPGGLRQMTYEKFMATRPDRAVEKAIKGMLPHNRLGRAMAKKLKVYAGPSHPHAAQKPEKYEL